Proteins encoded in a region of the Flavobacterium sp. PMTSA4 genome:
- a CDS encoding glycosyltransferase family 2 protein, with protein sequence MGNENMENPKVSIIMATYNRAQFIVESLISIQNQTFSDWECIIIDDGGTDNTIEVINPILEKDSRFNYFKRNENYLKGLPGCRNYGLDLAKGDYMIFFDDDDIPHPQNLELCVDELSKKEIYFCRYIRNVFFGNFHYDFDYSKNYTSFFIDKKDIEKMIKNELPFNSCAVMWKKECFQKNRFIETLMYAEEWELYPRIVSSGFNGISIDKCLFYGRKHENSNTGEFYSNNPIRQESYIQAILAVIKNLIEKKLLTKSIIRYFIYISTNFRNFNLFEKIIDLLEFSKYENFKLMCFYLSIRFKKPFYKVKKQLLKKLN encoded by the coding sequence GGGAAACGAAAACATGGAAAATCCTAAAGTGTCAATTATAATGGCAACCTACAATAGAGCTCAATTTATTGTAGAGTCGCTAATTTCAATTCAAAATCAAACTTTCTCTGATTGGGAATGCATTATCATTGATGATGGTGGAACAGATAACACAATTGAAGTTATTAATCCAATTCTTGAAAAAGATTCTCGATTTAATTATTTTAAAAGAAATGAAAATTATTTAAAAGGATTACCTGGTTGTCGTAATTATGGATTAGACCTAGCTAAAGGTGATTATATGATTTTTTTTGACGATGACGATATTCCACATCCACAAAACTTAGAATTATGTGTCGATGAATTATCAAAAAAAGAGATCTATTTTTGTAGATATATTAGAAATGTTTTTTTTGGAAATTTTCATTATGATTTTGATTATTCAAAGAATTACACCTCTTTTTTTATAGATAAAAAAGATATAGAAAAGATGATTAAAAATGAACTTCCATTTAATTCATGTGCCGTCATGTGGAAAAAAGAATGCTTTCAGAAAAATAGATTTATTGAAACATTAATGTATGCAGAAGAATGGGAATTATATCCAAGAATTGTATCTTCAGGGTTTAATGGAATTTCGATAGATAAATGCTTGTTTTATGGAAGAAAACATGAAAATTCAAATACAGGAGAATTCTATAGTAATAATCCTATTAGGCAAGAATCATATATACAAGCTATATTAGCAGTTATTAAAAATTTAATTGAAAAAAAATTATTGACAAAATCTATAATTCGATATTTTATTTACATTTCAACTAATTTTAGAAATTTTAATTTATTTGAGAAGATTATAGATTTGTTAGAATTTTCAAAATATGAAAATTTTAAATTAATGTGTTTTTATCTTTCAATTAGATTTAAAAAGCCATTTTATAAGGTAAAAAAACAATTGTTGAAAAAATTAAATTAG
- a CDS encoding class I SAM-dependent methyltransferase — translation MNINKLAQKTYYKFSFVEGNQHIANEYALKCILRIIEAFNVKDVLEIGIGIGCIADTVLEYSQNIKYTATEANEFCLNAIKENVSQIKRVELYSNLAEIPEDIFFDLIIIDGTDESLGKLKRLCKNETIIFLEGGRPIQVQILRSFFLKAFYTQMISYNKNPNYGPFSSEDWCGGGQLIFPNPNFKMKFFYWKERIATYIKRKYRKKK, via the coding sequence ATGAACATTAATAAATTAGCTCAAAAGACTTATTATAAATTTTCTTTTGTCGAAGGAAATCAACATATTGCTAATGAATATGCACTTAAGTGCATTTTAAGAATAATCGAAGCATTTAATGTTAAAGATGTTTTAGAAATTGGAATTGGAATTGGATGTATAGCGGATACTGTTTTAGAATATTCACAAAATATTAAATATACTGCAACCGAAGCAAATGAGTTTTGTTTAAATGCAATCAAAGAGAATGTCTCACAAATAAAAAGAGTAGAATTATATAGCAATTTAGCTGAAATTCCAGAGGACATTTTTTTTGATTTAATCATCATTGATGGAACAGATGAATCTTTAGGAAAATTAAAAAGATTATGTAAAAATGAAACAATTATTTTTCTTGAAGGAGGTAGACCAATTCAAGTGCAAATTTTAAGATCATTTTTTCTTAAAGCTTTTTATACACAAATGATTAGTTATAATAAAAACCCAAATTATGGACCTTTTTCTTCGGAAGATTGGTGTGGCGGTGGACAATTAATATTTCCGAATCCAAATTTTAAAATGAAATTTTTTTATTGGAAAGAGAGAATAGCAACCTATATAAAGAGGAAATACAGAAAAAAAAAATAA
- a CDS encoding N-acetylneuraminate synthase family protein, protein MNSKPYLIAEIAQAHDGSLGILHSYIDAVAQTGVQAIKFQMHIAEAESSIHEPFRVQFSKEDKTRYDYWKRMEFSLEQWKEIKTHCDAVGLDFVCSPFSNLAVDWLEEIGVKMYKIGSGEVNNFLLLEKIAQTRKPIILSSGMSSFEELDQAINFLKEKNVDFSILQCTTAYPTQPEQYGFNVIQELKERYKVKVGFSDHSAKVSTGIAAVVLRAEILEFHVVFHRELFGPDAKASLTIEETKQLVEAVNEIHIAKNNPINKNNNDNFKELKTIFEKSLAINKDLPKGHQMTFKDLESKKPKGFGIDARNFKDVLGKKLKTNKSQWDFLNEEDLE, encoded by the coding sequence ATGAATTCAAAGCCTTATTTAATAGCCGAAATTGCCCAAGCCCATGATGGAAGTCTGGGAATCCTACATTCCTATATTGATGCTGTTGCTCAAACAGGCGTTCAGGCAATTAAATTTCAAATGCATATCGCTGAAGCTGAAAGTAGTATTCATGAACCGTTTCGTGTACAATTTTCAAAAGAAGATAAAACACGCTATGATTACTGGAAAAGAATGGAGTTTTCTTTGGAACAGTGGAAAGAAATTAAAACTCATTGTGATGCAGTAGGTTTGGATTTTGTTTGTTCACCATTCAGTAATTTAGCGGTTGATTGGCTGGAAGAAATAGGCGTGAAGATGTATAAAATTGGTTCAGGAGAAGTGAATAATTTTCTTCTATTAGAAAAAATTGCTCAAACTAGAAAACCAATTATTCTATCTTCTGGAATGAGCAGTTTTGAAGAATTAGACCAAGCAATCAATTTTTTGAAAGAGAAAAATGTTGATTTTTCAATACTTCAATGTACTACAGCTTATCCGACGCAACCTGAACAATATGGTTTTAATGTTATACAAGAGTTAAAGGAAAGATACAAGGTAAAAGTTGGTTTTTCAGACCATTCTGCTAAAGTTTCTACAGGAATAGCAGCAGTTGTTTTAAGAGCAGAAATTTTAGAGTTTCATGTAGTTTTTCATCGCGAACTTTTTGGTCCTGATGCTAAAGCTTCACTAACTATTGAGGAAACAAAACAATTGGTTGAAGCAGTTAATGAAATTCACATCGCTAAAAACAATCCAATTAATAAAAATAATAATGATAACTTTAAAGAATTGAAAACCATCTTTGAAAAATCATTAGCCATAAATAAAGATTTACCCAAAGGTCATCAAATGACTTTTAAAGATCTAGAAAGCAAAAAGCCAAAAGGTTTTGGAATTGATGCAAGAAATTTTAAAGATGTTTTGGGTAAAAAATTGAAAACCAATAAATCTCAATGGGATTTTTTGAATGAAGAAGATTTAGAATGA
- a CDS encoding polysaccharide deacetylase family protein produces MLTVSNYHYIREDFTSQYPSIFGLTPESFKRQLIELQKIGKFISPKELLENTDEIVNSKQNYLLVTFDDGLREQFEIAKPILDDLKIEAMYFVNSINFIEKQVSLVHKIHLIRSQVSPEDLMSNFLKSTFKSKFELPEIDKKKAIEHYNFDDVSSAHLKYCLNFKLTINELSIAMNDLFNVYFDSKETVNNLYMTEEYLKILAQENQLGSHTHSHLALGLLDVDTIGTELKKTKEYLEKITQTKIEMLSYPYGNEASYAFPVPDIAKKVGYKLGFTMERGKNNGCEDKLLLKRFDCNDLVTGKNYKNSL; encoded by the coding sequence ATGTTGACTGTAAGTAATTATCATTACATAAGAGAAGATTTTACATCACAGTATCCAAGTATTTTCGGTTTAACTCCAGAATCTTTTAAGCGTCAATTAATTGAATTGCAGAAAATTGGAAAATTTATATCGCCTAAAGAATTACTTGAAAATACTGATGAAATAGTAAATTCTAAGCAAAACTATTTATTAGTAACTTTTGATGATGGATTGAGAGAACAATTTGAAATTGCTAAACCAATACTTGATGATTTAAAAATTGAAGCAATGTATTTTGTTAATTCAATTAATTTTATCGAGAAGCAAGTTTCTTTAGTTCACAAAATACATTTAATTCGGTCTCAAGTTTCACCTGAAGATTTAATGAGTAATTTTTTGAAATCTACATTTAAATCTAAATTTGAGCTACCTGAAATTGATAAGAAAAAGGCAATCGAGCATTATAATTTTGATGATGTTTCAAGTGCCCATTTAAAATATTGTTTGAATTTTAAGCTTACGATAAATGAGCTTTCAATTGCGATGAATGATTTGTTTAATGTATATTTTGATTCTAAAGAAACAGTAAATAATCTTTATATGACTGAGGAATATTTAAAAATATTAGCTCAAGAAAATCAATTAGGAAGTCATACACACAGTCATTTGGCATTAGGATTGCTAGATGTTGATACTATTGGAACTGAGTTAAAAAAAACAAAAGAATATTTAGAAAAAATCACTCAAACCAAAATTGAAATGTTAAGTTATCCATATGGGAATGAAGCGTCATATGCTTTTCCTGTACCCGATATAGCAAAAAAAGTTGGTTACAAATTAGGATTCACAATGGAAAGAGGAAAAAACAACGGTTGTGAAGATAAATTACTGTTAAAAAGATTTGACTGCAACGATTTAGTTACTGGTAAAAATTATAAAAATAGTTTATGA
- a CDS encoding UDP-glycosyltransferase has product MGNKKIFILLPDGIGLRNFAFSNFYKLGKNYGNEIVFWNNTMFSLSELNFPEIKIENAKTHPLTDIYKRAKIEIELNLNKKRANDSIYDSYKFSASKKGIKNGIKYIILRIIIAMNNSNNGLERIRKKIGVLERKTKLYHDSLETLKNEKPDFVFCTNQRVMLGIAPLLAANDLGIPTGTFIFSWDNLPKATKIIDADFYFVWSLYMKNELLYYYPNIKEIQIKISGTPQFEMHFDNEKLEEKTIFFNKHSLDINKKYICFTGDDTVTSPDDPCYLSDLAIAIQQLNLKGFNLGILFRRCPVDFSNRYDYVLDKFKDEITSINPAWTPLTESWNTILPQKEDDSLLSSIAEYSEMVVNLGSSTIFDFIAHKKPCGYFRYNQKEQLNEKWNIHTCYKFVHFRSMPNNAPVFWMDSPIEIEETIKRVLNSDSNEVMSNAQKWFEKINYHPPQLASERIWRAIDEIINSN; this is encoded by the coding sequence ATGGGAAACAAAAAAATATTTATTTTGTTGCCAGATGGCATTGGTTTAAGGAATTTTGCTTTTTCAAATTTTTATAAATTAGGTAAGAATTATGGAAATGAAATAGTTTTTTGGAATAATACAATGTTTTCACTTTCTGAATTAAATTTTCCAGAAATTAAAATTGAAAATGCAAAAACACATCCACTTACCGATATTTATAAAAGAGCAAAAATTGAAATAGAATTAAACTTAAATAAAAAAAGAGCAAATGATTCTATTTATGATAGTTATAAATTTTCAGCTTCTAAAAAAGGGATAAAAAATGGTATCAAGTATATCATTTTGCGAATCATTATTGCGATGAACAATTCAAATAATGGCTTAGAAAGAATAAGGAAAAAAATAGGAGTATTAGAAAGAAAGACAAAATTGTATCATGATAGTCTTGAAACTTTAAAAAATGAAAAGCCTGATTTTGTTTTTTGTACAAATCAAAGAGTAATGTTAGGGATAGCGCCGTTACTTGCTGCCAATGATTTAGGAATTCCAACGGGAACATTTATTTTTTCATGGGATAATTTACCAAAGGCTACAAAAATAATTGATGCTGATTTTTATTTTGTTTGGAGTTTGTATATGAAAAACGAATTACTTTATTATTATCCAAATATTAAAGAAATACAAATCAAAATATCAGGAACACCACAATTTGAAATGCATTTTGACAATGAGAAATTGGAGGAGAAAACCATATTTTTTAATAAGCATTCATTAGATATTAATAAAAAATATATTTGCTTTACTGGAGATGATACTGTAACAAGTCCTGATGATCCATGTTATTTATCTGATTTAGCCATAGCAATTCAACAATTAAATTTAAAAGGTTTTAATTTAGGTATTCTTTTTAGAAGATGTCCTGTAGATTTTTCTAATAGATATGATTATGTTTTAGATAAATTTAAAGATGAAATCACTTCAATTAATCCAGCATGGACACCTTTAACTGAATCTTGGAACACTATTTTGCCTCAAAAAGAAGATGATAGTTTGTTATCAAGTATTGCTGAGTATAGCGAAATGGTTGTTAATTTAGGATCATCAACGATTTTTGACTTTATCGCGCACAAAAAACCATGTGGGTATTTTAGATACAATCAGAAGGAACAACTTAATGAAAAATGGAATATACATACCTGTTATAAATTTGTTCACTTCAGGTCAATGCCAAATAATGCACCTGTTTTTTGGATGGATTCTCCAATTGAAATTGAAGAAACGATAAAACGGGTATTAAATTCAGATTCAAATGAAGTTATGAGTAATGCCCAAAAATGGTTTGAAAAAATCAATTATCATCCACCTCAATTGGCATCTGAGCGAATTTGGAGAGCTATTGATGAAATAATAAATTCTAATTAA
- the neuC gene encoding UDP-N-acetylglucosamine 2-epimerase has product MSIKRKIAVVITARPSYSRVKTVLSAINSHPELELQLIVAASALLDRYGSAVNYIVNDGFEIAAKVFNVLEGENLTAAAKTTGIGILELSTVFDNLKPDIVVTVADRFETMATAIAASYMNIPLAHIQGGEVTGNIDEKVRHSITKLADYHFVASENAKQRVIQLGENPEMVFNTGCPSIDIAEQVSKKNQLTFNPYEKYGGVGSLPDLENGYIVVMQHPVTNEYQDSRKHIESTLRAIQQINKPTLWFWPNVDAGADGTSTGIRSFREKYKLENVHFFKNMEGEDFLNLLDNSICLIGNSSVGIRECAYLGVPVVNIGSRQNRRDRGENVIDVTYDENEIVSAVNSISNSYNRKKSDVYGGGNAGETIAKLLKDLPLQFHKTITY; this is encoded by the coding sequence ATGAGTATTAAACGAAAAATAGCTGTTGTTATTACAGCTCGACCATCTTATAGCAGAGTTAAAACTGTTCTATCGGCAATTAATAGTCATCCAGAATTGGAGTTACAATTAATTGTCGCGGCATCGGCATTGCTTGATCGATATGGAAGTGCAGTAAATTATATCGTAAACGATGGTTTTGAAATTGCTGCCAAAGTATTTAATGTTTTAGAAGGAGAAAATTTAACAGCAGCAGCCAAAACAACCGGAATTGGAATTTTAGAACTTTCAACCGTTTTTGATAATTTAAAACCAGACATTGTAGTTACCGTTGCCGACCGATTTGAAACTATGGCAACTGCAATTGCGGCTTCTTATATGAATATTCCTTTGGCACACATTCAAGGTGGTGAAGTTACCGGTAATATAGATGAGAAAGTTCGTCATTCGATAACCAAACTTGCAGATTATCATTTTGTAGCATCTGAAAACGCAAAACAACGTGTGATTCAGCTTGGTGAGAATCCTGAAATGGTTTTTAATACGGGTTGTCCATCAATAGATATTGCAGAGCAAGTTTCTAAAAAAAATCAATTGACTTTTAATCCTTATGAAAAATATGGCGGTGTTGGTTCACTTCCTGATTTGGAAAATGGTTATATAGTAGTTATGCAACATCCTGTGACCAATGAATATCAGGATTCAAGAAAGCATATCGAATCGACACTTAGAGCTATTCAACAAATCAATAAACCAACGCTTTGGTTTTGGCCAAATGTTGATGCCGGAGCAGATGGCACTTCAACAGGAATTCGTTCTTTCAGGGAAAAATATAAACTAGAAAACGTCCATTTTTTCAAAAATATGGAAGGCGAAGATTTTCTAAATTTATTAGATAATTCTATTTGTTTGATTGGAAATTCAAGTGTTGGAATTAGAGAATGTGCTTATCTTGGTGTTCCAGTTGTCAATATTGGTTCAAGGCAAAACAGAAGAGATAGAGGTGAAAATGTTATTGATGTAACCTATGATGAAAATGAAATAGTTTCAGCTGTAAATTCCATTTCAAATTCTTATAATAGAAAAAAATCAGATGTTTATGGAGGTGGAAATGCAGGAGAAACAATTGCAAAATTGTTAAAAGATTTACCACTTCAATTTCATAAAACTATAACTTATTAA
- a CDS encoding acylneuraminate cytidylyltransferase family protein, whose translation MRILGLIPARGGSKGIPKKNIKLLGKLPLIDYTINAVKDSELITQIVVSTDDEEIAIAAEIAGFKPPFIRPSVFAQDTSTSLEVVQHAIQHFEGQNIFFDAVCLLQPTTPFREKGFIDAALERFISSNADCLISVLPIPHEYNPHWAFEENKKGFLSIATGEEKIISRRQDLPKSFHRDGSVYITKTNIIKEGSLYGKSISYIENNSKYHVNIDTIEDWEKAEKIVTHYSF comes from the coding sequence ATGAGAATTTTAGGTCTTATTCCAGCTCGTGGTGGTTCAAAAGGTATTCCGAAAAAGAATATTAAACTTTTAGGAAAATTACCTTTGATAGATTATACCATTAATGCAGTTAAAGACTCAGAGTTAATTACTCAAATTGTTGTTTCTACAGATGATGAAGAAATTGCTATAGCCGCTGAAATTGCAGGTTTTAAACCACCGTTTATTAGACCTTCAGTATTTGCACAAGATACATCAACTTCTTTAGAAGTTGTGCAACATGCTATTCAACATTTTGAAGGACAAAATATTTTTTTTGATGCCGTTTGTTTGCTTCAGCCAACAACTCCATTTCGAGAAAAAGGATTTATTGATGCTGCCTTAGAACGATTCATTTCTTCTAATGCAGATTGTCTAATTAGTGTTCTTCCAATTCCTCACGAATATAATCCACATTGGGCTTTTGAAGAAAATAAAAAAGGTTTTTTGTCAATAGCAACAGGTGAAGAAAAAATAATTTCAAGACGTCAAGATTTGCCTAAGAGTTTTCACAGAGATGGTTCTGTTTACATCACAAAAACAAATATTATAAAAGAAGGTTCTTTGTATGGTAAATCAATTTCTTACATAGAAAACAATTCAAAATACCATGTAAACATTGATACCATTGAAGACTGGGAAAAAGCTGAAAAAATTGTAACACATTATTCATTTTAA
- the asnB gene encoding asparagine synthase (glutamine-hydrolyzing), giving the protein MCGIAGIIGNQATPEVISKMLQKQKHRGPDFMDYYIEERNVALGHNRLSIIDLSSNANQPFTSDCGNFVLIFNGEIYNYIEIRNELKFKYSFKTQSDTEVLLNAFIEWGENCLEKLNGMFSFAIWNKKEQTFFAARDRFGVKPFYYFFDQNNFYFASEINTIFEADVIKKSNENVWLKFFSEGSYGLPNETFWESINQLPGGHFLIFKNNKLDIKKWYFFENRVQLLFDRSDKNEEDYITQLLLKAINLRFRADVPVGFNLSGGLDSSTLLALIDQQNIDKSAVEAFTFVCNDERYDELQWVKSMLNDRPFHLNICPLSSSEIPKLSQKMALYQMEPYGGIPTLAYSKIFETASQKGIKVLLDGQGSDEAWAGYDYYLNNNQNVIQGVANSPFKTNVLDSDFANQFSKTIYDKPFEDNLLNLQYRDLFYTKIPRALRFNDRVSMLYGTELREPFLDYDLVEYVFSRPTDFKIKGGVQKWMLRKIAEKFLQQDLVLAPKRPLQTPQREWLSDDLKEWVRTEVEKLYKNNWFNKSELENELNSFFNGNNQSSFHIWQWINTAQLLE; this is encoded by the coding sequence ATGTGTGGAATAGCCGGAATCATTGGAAACCAAGCAACTCCTGAAGTAATTTCTAAAATGCTTCAAAAGCAAAAGCATCGCGGTCCAGATTTTATGGATTATTATATTGAGGAAAGAAATGTTGCCTTAGGTCACAACAGACTTAGTATTATAGATTTATCGAGTAATGCAAATCAACCTTTTACCAGCGATTGTGGAAATTTTGTTTTAATTTTTAATGGAGAAATTTATAACTATATTGAAATTCGAAATGAATTAAAATTTAAGTATAGTTTTAAAACCCAATCGGATACAGAAGTTTTACTTAATGCATTTATTGAATGGGGTGAAAATTGTTTAGAAAAATTAAACGGAATGTTTTCGTTTGCTATTTGGAACAAGAAAGAACAAACTTTTTTTGCAGCGCGAGATAGATTCGGAGTAAAACCGTTTTATTATTTTTTTGATCAAAATAATTTTTATTTTGCTTCTGAAATTAATACCATTTTTGAGGCAGATGTTATAAAAAAATCGAATGAAAATGTTTGGTTGAAATTTTTCTCAGAAGGAAGTTATGGTTTGCCTAATGAAACTTTCTGGGAATCCATTAATCAATTACCTGGCGGACATTTTTTGATATTTAAGAATAATAAACTGGATATAAAAAAATGGTACTTTTTTGAAAATAGAGTACAATTATTATTTGATAGAAGTGATAAAAATGAAGAAGATTACATCACTCAATTGTTATTAAAAGCAATTAATTTAAGATTCAGAGCTGATGTTCCCGTCGGATTTAATCTTAGCGGCGGATTAGATTCAAGTACTTTATTAGCTTTAATAGATCAGCAAAACATCGATAAATCAGCAGTCGAAGCTTTCACGTTTGTATGCAATGATGAACGTTATGATGAATTGCAGTGGGTGAAGTCAATGTTAAATGACAGACCATTTCATCTTAATATTTGCCCACTTTCTTCAAGTGAAATTCCAAAGCTTTCTCAAAAAATGGCTCTTTATCAAATGGAACCTTACGGTGGAATTCCAACATTGGCATATTCCAAAATATTTGAAACAGCTAGCCAAAAAGGTATTAAAGTGTTGCTAGACGGACAAGGATCTGATGAAGCTTGGGCTGGATATGATTATTATTTGAATAACAATCAAAATGTTATTCAAGGTGTTGCAAATTCTCCATTTAAAACAAATGTTTTAGATTCAGATTTTGCAAATCAATTTTCTAAAACAATCTATGATAAGCCTTTTGAAGATAATTTATTGAATCTTCAATACAGAGATTTATTTTATACTAAAATACCGCGAGCACTTCGTTTTAATGATAGAGTTTCTATGCTTTATGGAACTGAATTAAGAGAGCCTTTTTTAGATTATGATTTAGTTGAATATGTTTTTAGTCGTCCAACCGATTTTAAAATTAAGGGTGGAGTTCAAAAATGGATGCTTAGAAAAATTGCTGAAAAGTTTTTGCAACAAGATTTAGTTTTAGCTCCAAAAAGACCGCTTCAAACACCTCAAAGAGAATGGCTTTCTGATGATTTAAAAGAATGGGTTAGAACAGAAGTTGAAAAGCTTTATAAAAACAATTGGTTTAATAAATCTGAGCTAGAAAATGAATTAAACTCTTTTTTTAACGGAAATAATCAAAGTAGTTTTCATATTTGGCAATGGATAAATACGGCTCAATTATTAGAATAA
- a CDS encoding glycosyltransferase family protein — translation MKFLIIEQDLRVSGTSQGIISRSFLSKLRMAYPNAKIDVVYLKSISSDDQLDLLPVDSIESHVLDLKIPFFTKIINKFYWRIFGVSLAIGHVNNVYKKYISKINYQNYDHIFIRSAGLAHETILGAKDLPILKKAIVNFHDPYPLFWYVGSNKELTKLEMYQMKSMFSIVNQAKTCMSSAHYMSYDLEFLYGTRKKFYTLPHQYSEEVFDLSDTKNSYQKSKKMMISYHGAIQFGRDIEILLDAYVELLEKNPLLKDSTEFVLRMKGINMKRLENKYKEIPNIILLETLNFSNSCYEQKHIADINIILENGPLYCNILVGKAPFLAELKKPILSLSPERSELRNIIVDDRFIANSNDKNDIKIKLENLILNRLESEESVFPFGDYFSNENFVKSLNEILSN, via the coding sequence ATGAAGTTTTTAATTATTGAACAAGATTTAAGAGTTTCAGGCACCAGCCAAGGAATTATTTCTCGCTCTTTTTTATCTAAATTAAGAATGGCTTATCCTAATGCAAAAATTGATGTTGTATACTTAAAAAGCATTTCTAGTGACGACCAATTAGATTTATTACCTGTTGATTCAATAGAAAGTCATGTTTTAGATTTGAAAATACCTTTTTTTACCAAAATCATAAATAAGTTTTATTGGAGAATATTTGGAGTTTCACTAGCAATTGGGCATGTAAATAATGTTTATAAAAAATATATCAGTAAAATTAATTATCAAAATTACGATCATATTTTCATTAGAAGTGCTGGTTTAGCTCATGAAACAATTTTAGGCGCAAAAGATTTACCAATATTAAAAAAAGCCATTGTTAATTTTCATGATCCTTATCCTTTGTTTTGGTATGTTGGTTCAAACAAAGAATTAACTAAGTTAGAAATGTATCAGATGAAATCTATGTTCAGTATCGTTAATCAAGCTAAAACATGCATGAGTTCAGCACATTATATGTCATACGATTTAGAGTTTTTGTATGGTACAAGGAAAAAGTTTTATACTTTACCACATCAGTATAGTGAGGAAGTTTTTGATTTAAGTGATACTAAAAATAGTTATCAAAAAAGTAAAAAAATGATGATTTCCTATCATGGTGCAATTCAATTTGGAAGAGATATTGAAATTCTGCTTGATGCCTATGTAGAATTATTGGAAAAAAATCCATTGTTAAAAGACAGCACAGAATTTGTACTTCGAATGAAAGGAATCAATATGAAAAGACTAGAAAATAAGTATAAAGAAATCCCAAACATTATATTACTAGAAACTTTAAACTTTTCTAATTCATGTTATGAACAGAAACATATTGCTGATATAAATATTATATTAGAAAATGGACCATTGTATTGCAATATTTTAGTTGGCAAAGCTCCTTTTTTAGCAGAATTAAAAAAACCTATTCTATCTCTATCACCAGAAAGAAGTGAATTAAGAAACATTATCGTTGATGATAGATTTATTGCGAATAGTAATGATAAAAATGATATAAAAATAAAATTAGAAAATCTAATTTTGAATAGATTGGAATCTGAAGAATCTGTTTTTCCTTTTGGAGATTATTTTAGCAACGAGAACTTTGTAAAATCTTTAAATGAAATATTATCAAATTAA
- a CDS encoding GNAT family N-acetyltransferase, producing the protein MITREATIEDWNKLYVFFKRIYRDNHPLQNKEFWIWQYGDKNFGRSFICVNEKQEIVGHVGANFGGNIAWIINVYLDEECRGKGILGKLYSLAREYYPLAATAANQAGLGLYQKMRWYRYHDLIRYVKINPKIEKPLVENVCQNLNIDISKWKNNDTHYFQQPTLNGLLFENNSAICNQNVGGLRVVDINDVDQIEDFAWSLGYNWIDYITSWNDLKLNQLEKNSWVLDSKSVVPWRLNPIQKDYFCDITFLSEKPLDNEFIVNRSYSDHGRIGSLIL; encoded by the coding sequence ATGATAACAAGAGAAGCAACAATTGAAGACTGGAATAAATTATATGTTTTTTTTAAAAGAATTTACAGAGATAATCACCCATTACAGAATAAAGAGTTTTGGATTTGGCAATATGGAGATAAAAACTTTGGGAGATCATTTATTTGCGTAAATGAAAAACAAGAAATAGTTGGGCATGTTGGTGCTAATTTTGGAGGTAATATAGCTTGGATAATTAACGTATATCTTGATGAAGAATGTAGAGGCAAAGGCATTTTAGGGAAATTGTATAGCTTGGCCAGAGAATATTATCCATTGGCAGCAACAGCTGCTAATCAGGCTGGACTTGGTTTATATCAAAAAATGCGTTGGTATCGTTATCATGATTTAATTCGATATGTAAAAATTAACCCAAAGATTGAAAAACCTTTGGTAGAAAATGTTTGTCAAAATCTAAATATAGACATAAGCAAGTGGAAAAATAATGATACCCATTACTTCCAACAACCTACTTTAAATGGATTGCTTTTTGAGAACAATAGCGCTATTTGTAATCAAAACGTTGGTGGTTTAAGAGTTGTGGATATTAATGATGTCGATCAAATTGAAGATTTTGCTTGGTCATTAGGATATAATTGGATTGATTATATTACATCATGGAATGATTTAAAATTGAATCAATTGGAAAAAAATAGTTGGGTGCTCGATTCAAAAAGTGTAGTTCCATGGAGGCTTAATCCCATACAGAAAGATTATTTTTGTGATATAACTTTTCTCTCAGAAAAACCTTTAGATAATGAATTTATTGTTAATAGATCATATTCAGATCATGGAAGAATAGGTAGTTTAATCCTATAA